The DNA sequence AGCACGCCAACGGTTTTCATTCATCGCGAGCTTGAGCAGAATGTTGGGGACGACGGGAGTCATGGATCCGAACATGTACAGCAAGGAGCCGATCTGCCCAAGCGCGAGCGCCACGTTCTTCGGCGTTGGATTACCGAGCCGTGACCGCACCCACCGGCTCATGTGATGCGCCGAGGGCCCGGACACCGACGTGAAGGAGGAAAATCGGTGTTCCAGGCCGGGATCGCAGATCGCCTCCCACATCGCGACACTGCCCCAGTCGTGACCGAGGACGTGTACGGGCTTGTCCGGACTCACCGCGTCGGCCACGGCGACGTAGTCGCTCGCCATCTCGCTGAGCCGGAAGCCGCGGAAGCTCTTGGGGTTGGAGCTCTTTCCCGCGCCACGATTGTCAATCGCGACCAACCGGAAGCGGTCTCTGAGCAACGGCGCGACGCCGTCCCAGAGATGATGCGAATCCGGCCACCCGTGCACCAGCAGAATGGTTTCCCCGTCGGGGTTGCCCTGAACGAAGTACGCGACGTCGATATCGCCGTTGCGCACCACATGCTCGGTGACACCGTCGTTCGTCACTCCGTCTTCACGCTCTGTCGTGAGAGTCATCTCATATCTCCATTCTCAGATGTCCAGTACCAAGCGCCCGCCGTCGGCACGAGATACGCATAGGAGCATCTGGCCGTCGGCGCGCTGTGATTCGGTCAAGAGGGTGTCGCGGTGATCGGGGTTACCCGAGAGCACCGTGACTTTGCAGGTGCCACAGAAGCCCTGGCGGCACGAGTGCTGCGTACCAGGTCTGGCCGCGAGAACCGCGTCCAGCGCACTGTTCTCGGGCCCCACATCCAGCACCGGGCCGCCCGTGCCCAGCTGCACCTGGAAAGGCACCCCATTCTCGATCGGCGGTGCCGAGAACCGCTCGAAATGCAGCTCGATGCCAGGGTATTCGGCGACGGCGTCGCGAATCACCCTCAACATCGGCCCCGGTCCACAGCAGTACACCGCCAGATCAGGGTGCAACGACGGCAGTAGATCGGCCGACGTAGGCAACCCGTCCTCATCGTCGGTACGGATGGTGATCCGATCGCCATAGCGGGCCAGCTCATCGCGGAAGGGAATGGACTCCTTACTGCGCCCTGTGTACGTCATCGTCCATGGCAGCCCCAGGTCGGTAGCGACCGCCAGCATGGGCAGGATCGGCGTGATACCTATGCCCCCGGCTACGAAATGGAACTGGCGGGTGCCGGCGTTCAGATGTCCGGTGGTTGCCAGCGGGAAGGCGTTCCGCGGACCCTTGACCCCAAGCGTGTCACCGATACGCACGCCGTCGTGCAGTTCGATCGATCCCCCATTGCCACCGGGTATGCGTCGCACCGCGATCCGGTATCGATACCGGTCACGCGGGTCACCACACAGCGAGTACTGGCGCACCGCCCCCGAAGGCAATGTGACATCCAGATGTGCACCCGGCCGCCACCTCGGCAGCTCGCCTCCGCCCACCGCACCGAGTGTGAAGGCCACGACATCCTGGTCGGCAGCGACCACAGAACGCTCTCGCACAACCAGATTCAGCGACCGGTCCACCCATCTGGGTTGGCGGACCGGACCCAGCAGCGGGCTCAGTCGCAGCACGGCGGGCAATGTCCTGCCCAAGGCCGCGACGGCCGTCGGACCCACGACGTCAAGTACCTTCATGCCCCAGCCGAGAGGGTGGCGGCCCGTCGGGGCCGCCACCGGAACTGCCCGCGTCATGCCGCGGCCGCGGCTTTGGCGGCCGGAGACTTGGCCAGATAGGCAATCGCCTGCGCGGTGTCCCCGATGGATTCCGGACTGAATCCGGGCCGCAGGAAGCTCCTGAACCCCTCCCCCAGAACGCTCCATCTCAGGGTGGCGCCGCGCTTCATCGCCCTGTTGGTCTCGCGGAGCCATTGCGCCAGGCTCACCTTCGGCAGGTCCGGGTCGGCGCGTGCGAGCAGCCAGCTGAGGAAGACCAGACCCACAGGGATTGTCGCGCAGGAGCCGATGAAGTACGCCATCATGCGGGGGCGCCCGACCCCGAGGTGCCGAGCAAGATCCCAAGCGACGCTGCGGTGTTCGACTTCCTCCGCACCGTGCCAGCGGAACATGTCGGTGATCACGGGGTCAGCACCGTACTTCTCGAAGTCGTGGTTGAGCAGCCAGTCTCCCGCGGTGGCAGTCAGGTGCTCGATACCCGCGATGATGGCGATGCCTTCGACCATCACCCGATACCGCACCTTGGGCGGGAGCCGGTCCGTCTGCTGCTTGAAGGTCGCAAGCGCACGGTCGGTCAGGTCGTGCAGCGGCTGTGCATCGATGCCATGCTGGCCGAAGTACTCCAGCAGCGCTTTGTCATGTGTATCAGAATGCAACTGCTCCTGGCCGATAAAGCCGATGACCGCCTCGCGCAGCTTCTCATCCTTGATGTGCGGCAGCGCCCGGCCGAACACGTCGACGAAGAATAACTCGCCAGCGGGCAGCATGAAGTTCAGCGCCGATAGCGCGTGCGAGGCCACCGGCTCATCCGGTATCCATTGCAATGGCGAGTCCGAGAAGTCGAACGTGACGTTACGTGCATGCAGCGCTACGTCCCCGATGTCTGCCGTGTCATTCATCTGTCTACCTCCGTGCTGCCGTGGGCTTTCGAGCCGCCTCGACGCCGCCCTGGCGTGGAAGCAGATTCAGATCATCCAATTTGCCGAGGGCCCAGGCACCCCACCGCTCGGCCCGCTCGATCGAGAACGCCTGTGTGGTACGCCGGTTGATTCCCGGAGCGACTCGGCCCAATACATATCCAAGCCATGCCTCGGCGCGCACCGGCACCACCGCAAGGTCGTACTTCACCGCGCGCATCACAGCGCGCGCCACCAAGTCCGGGCTCATCGGGGAGAAGGGCAGACCGGCCGCGAGCTCCTGCATCCTGAGCATGATCTCCTTACCCCGATCGACCATGTCCTGATCCACGCCCACGGTTATTCCGTTAAGCCCAATGTTGGTGTTGATGAAGCCAGGGCAAATGGCACTGACTCCAACACCTTTCGGCCCCAACTCCAGCCGCAGACATTCGGTCAGCATCTTCACACCCGCCTTGGACACCGAGTAGGGCGCCATCACCGGAGTCGGTGTGAAGGCTGCGGCCGAGGCGATGTTGAC is a window from the Mycobacteroides salmoniphilum genome containing:
- a CDS encoding SDR family NAD(P)-dependent oxidoreductase, which produces MKLNKLEPQLVVVTGAGSGIGRATAIRFAKHGAHVVVSDMDLDSARATTAMIRADGNTASAVQLDVTDPDQWETFARDVLADHGVADVLVNNAGIALGGAFLKLSPADWDKLLSVNLMGVVHGCRVFGEQMVERGSGHIVNIASAAAFTPTPVMAPYSVSKAGVKMLTECLRLELGPKGVGVSAICPGFINTNIGLNGITVGVDQDMVDRGKEIMLRMQELAAGLPFSPMSPDLVARAVMRAVKYDLAVVPVRAEAWLGYVLGRVAPGINRRTTQAFSIERAERWGAWALGKLDDLNLLPRQGGVEAARKPTAARR
- a CDS encoding metal-dependent hydrolase is translated as MNDTADIGDVALHARNVTFDFSDSPLQWIPDEPVASHALSALNFMLPAGELFFVDVFGRALPHIKDEKLREAVIGFIGQEQLHSDTHDKALLEYFGQHGIDAQPLHDLTDRALATFKQQTDRLPPKVRYRVMVEGIAIIAGIEHLTATAGDWLLNHDFEKYGADPVITDMFRWHGAEEVEHRSVAWDLARHLGVGRPRMMAYFIGSCATIPVGLVFLSWLLARADPDLPKVSLAQWLRETNRAMKRGATLRWSVLGEGFRSFLRPGFSPESIGDTAQAIAYLAKSPAAKAAAAA
- a CDS encoding PDR/VanB family oxidoreductase; its protein translation is MKVLDVVGPTAVAALGRTLPAVLRLSPLLGPVRQPRWVDRSLNLVVRERSVVAADQDVVAFTLGAVGGGELPRWRPGAHLDVTLPSGAVRQYSLCGDPRDRYRYRIAVRRIPGGNGGSIELHDGVRIGDTLGVKGPRNAFPLATTGHLNAGTRQFHFVAGGIGITPILPMLAVATDLGLPWTMTYTGRSKESIPFRDELARYGDRITIRTDDEDGLPTSADLLPSLHPDLAVYCCGPGPMLRVIRDAVAEYPGIELHFERFSAPPIENGVPFQVQLGTGGPVLDVGPENSALDAVLAARPGTQHSCRQGFCGTCKVTVLSGNPDHRDTLLTESQRADGQMLLCVSRADGGRLVLDI